The Acidovorax sp. RAC01 genomic sequence CGCACTGATGCTCGCGGCATCCATGGGCGCCATGGCGCAAGGCACCACGCCCGAAGCCACCCTTTCGACCGTCACCGTCAAGGAGTCGGCCCAGGTGCAGGGCAAGGACACCCTGCTCATCAAGCAGACCACCGTGGGCAAGGGAAAGCAGGACATCAAGGACATCCCGCAGTCGGTCACTGTTTTCACCGAAAAGCTGATGAACGACCGCAACCAGGATGACTTTCGCGAGGTGCTGCGCACCACCGCTGGCGTCACATTCCTGGCGGGTGAAACGGGCGAAGAGGACGTGCGCCTGCGCGGCTTCTCCCTGGGCCAGGCCGGAGACATATACATCGACGGCATGAAGGATGCCCCCCTGATCGAGCGCGACACCTTCAACCAGGACCGCGTCGAAGTCCTCAAGGGCTCGGCTTCCATGCTGTTCGGCAAGGGCTCCACCGGTGGTGTGGTCAACCAGGTCAACAAGTACCCCTTGCTGATCGACCAGCACGAGGCGGGCTACACCTTCGGCACGGGCAACTACCACAGGGCCACGGGCGACTTCAACTTCCTGACCGGCGAAAACCAGGCCTTCCGCCTGAACGCCATGGTGCAGGAGGCCGACAACTACGGCGCCAAACAGGACAAGCGCGGCATTGCGCCGACCTACGCGTGGGGTATCGGCACGCGCGACGAGTTCTCGATCGGGCTGTACTACCTGGAGGCCAAGGGCCGCCCCATCTACAACCACCCGTGGCGTCTTTCGCCCGACGGCAAGATCAACACGCCGCTGCCTGCGCGCAACTTCTACGGCCTGGAGAGCGACTACAACAACACCTCGTCGCAGTACGCCACGCTCGGGCACATCCACCGTTTTGGCGATGGCGGCGAACTGAACACGCGCCTGCGCTACGGCAGCTACAAGCGCGACATGCTCGCCAGCACGATCGGTTTCCAGAACAGCGCCATCACGCTCGACCAGATCAATGACAGCACTGTGCTGACACGCGGCTCCAAGGGCCGCATTGGCGAAAGCGACGTGCTGCAGGTGCAAAGCGACTACTCCAATACCTTCAGCTGGGGCGGGCGCAAACACGCCATCCTGAGCGGTGTGGACTACTACGACGACGACGCCAAGCGCAACCAGAACTACGCCAATACCGCCACGCGGCCCACCACCACCGTGGGCACGCCGGACAACGGCGCATCGGTGGTGGACGCGCGTGCACCGGTGCAATGGAACACCTTCAAGTCGCGCAACCTGGGCCTGTATGTGCAGGACACCCTGTCGATCACCGACACCGTCAAGGTCGTCGCTGGCCTGCGCTATGACAACTTCAAGGCTGCGTACCGCAATGCCGCCGGCAACCTGAGCAACGAACGCTCCGACAGCCTGTTCAGCCCCCGCCTGGGCGTGATCTGGCAGCCTGACGAACTGTCTTCGTACTACGCGTCGTACGGCACCTCGTACAACACGTCGGGCGACACGTACCAGTTTGCCAACCCGGGCACCACCACCGCCCGCGCCGCCAACACACCGCCCGAGAAGAGCCGCAACATCGAAATCGGCAGCAAGTTCGAACTGTTCGAGCGCCGTGCGCTGCTGGGCGTGGCGATGTTCTACAGCGAGAAATACAACGAGCGCAACACCGACCCCGACACAGCGGCCGCACAGGAGCTGCTGTCGGGCAAGCGCCACGCCACCGGCATGGAGTTCAACCTGGCCGGCCGCCTCACGCCGAAGTGGGAAGTGTTCTTCAACCACACCTGGATCCCGAGCGCCAAGATCGACCGCAGCAACGTGGTGCGCAACGCCACCGGCACCGGCGCACAGCTGCAGGGCGACCGTCCGGGCCTGACCCCCAAGCACAGCGGCAGCCTCTGGAGCACCTACGCCATCACGTCCAAGCTGCGCGCCGGTGCAGGCCTCACCTACCGCGGCAAGCAGGCGCCCGAAGGCCAGCGCACGTACTACGCCAGCGGCTTTGCCACCGTGGATGCCATGGTCGAGTACGCGTTTGACGACAAGACCTCGCTCAAGCTCAACGTGAGCAACCTGACCGACCGGGTCTACGCGGATGCGCTGTACCGCGGCTTCTACACCCCCGGCGCGCCGCGCACGGTGCAGATGACGCTCAAGACGCGCTTCTGAGCCAGCGCGCGCTCAAGGCCTGCTGCGTCCACGCGCATCCACCCACACCAACCGCACCCCCCGGAGCCCCGCCGATGTTTCTGCACATTCCTGATGTCCTGACGCCGCAGGAGGTGGCGGACTTCCGCAACGCACTCGGGCCGGATGCGCCGTGGGTGGAGGGTGCGCGCAGCGCGGGCGGGCAGGCCGTGCACCACAAGAACAACCTGCAGCTCGCCCAGGGCAGCG encodes the following:
- a CDS encoding TonB-dependent receptor, with protein sequence MLPLGALMLAASMGAMAQGTTPEATLSTVTVKESAQVQGKDTLLIKQTTVGKGKQDIKDIPQSVTVFTEKLMNDRNQDDFREVLRTTAGVTFLAGETGEEDVRLRGFSLGQAGDIYIDGMKDAPLIERDTFNQDRVEVLKGSASMLFGKGSTGGVVNQVNKYPLLIDQHEAGYTFGTGNYHRATGDFNFLTGENQAFRLNAMVQEADNYGAKQDKRGIAPTYAWGIGTRDEFSIGLYYLEAKGRPIYNHPWRLSPDGKINTPLPARNFYGLESDYNNTSSQYATLGHIHRFGDGGELNTRLRYGSYKRDMLASTIGFQNSAITLDQINDSTVLTRGSKGRIGESDVLQVQSDYSNTFSWGGRKHAILSGVDYYDDDAKRNQNYANTATRPTTTVGTPDNGASVVDARAPVQWNTFKSRNLGLYVQDTLSITDTVKVVAGLRYDNFKAAYRNAAGNLSNERSDSLFSPRLGVIWQPDELSSYYASYGTSYNTSGDTYQFANPGTTTARAANTPPEKSRNIEIGSKFELFERRALLGVAMFYSEKYNERNTDPDTAAAQELLSGKRHATGMEFNLAGRLTPKWEVFFNHTWIPSAKIDRSNVVRNATGTGAQLQGDRPGLTPKHSGSLWSTYAITSKLRAGAGLTYRGKQAPEGQRTYYASGFATVDAMVEYAFDDKTSLKLNVSNLTDRVYADALYRGFYTPGAPRTVQMTLKTRF